Proteins from one Panicum virgatum strain AP13 chromosome 7K, P.virgatum_v5, whole genome shotgun sequence genomic window:
- the LOC120639900 gene encoding uncharacterized protein LOC120639900, giving the protein MLGHVVIGSNGGWLVTADEQGGLRMANPATGERADLPAITTIPFLNLVGRRWFFLDVEPFVQIRFGGPPPPEDKHWGPHPPRTYTLTAAQMRQSFYRKVVLSASPRPGSYAAMVITDRQIGAPAFATAEDPAWRMARSPDGVEDAIHHDGRFYSITYAGRIEAWRRNDETGEFTSRVVAPRLVYEDKHLRRKYLAASPDGRLMAVLKRSMEVEQQYHCKITRVSFEVRVLNQASGRWEVAADIGDAAVFVGVNSTVCVSTREHPGIAAGCIYFTDDEVGGACLRKEHGASYNQRSRGYGEPDDTELRETGVYSLKAGEGNE; this is encoded by the coding sequence ATGCTCGGCCACGTCGTCATCGGCTCCAACGGCGGGTGGCTCGTCACGGCCGACGAGCAAGGAGGCCTGCGCATGGCTAACCCGGCCACCGGAGAGCGGGCGGATCTGCCGGCCATCACCACCATCCCGTTCCTCAATTTGGTGGGACGCCGATGGTTCTTCCTCGACGTGGAGCCCTTCGTGCAGATCCGGTTCGGAGGCCCTCCCCCGCCGGAGGACAAACACTGGGGGCCGCACCCGCCGAGGACGtacacgctcacggcggcgcagatgcGCCAGAGCTTCTACCGCAAGGTCGTCCTCTCGGCGTCCCCACGGCCGGGCAGCTACGCCGCCATGGTCATCACGGACAGGCAGATCGGCGCACCGGCCTTCGCGACGGCGGAGGACCCCGCCTGGAGGATGGCGCGCTCCCCCGACGGCGTCGAGGACGCGATCCACCACGACGGCCGGTTCTACTCCATCACGTACGCCGGCCGCATCGAGGCCTGGCGCCGCAACGACGAGACCGGCGAGTTCACCAGCCGGGTAGTGGCGCCGCGGCTGGTTTACGAGGACAAGCACCTGCGCCGCAAGTACCTCGCGGCGTCGCCGGACGGGCGGCTGATGGCCGTGCTCAAACGCTCCATGGAGGTGGAACAGCAGTATCACTGCAAGATCACGCGCGTCTCCTTTGAGGTGCGGGTCCTCAACCAGGCGAGCGGGCggtgggaggtggcggcggacaTCGGCGACGCCGCCGTCTTCGTTGGCGTGAACAGCACCGTGTGCGTGTCTACGAGGGAGCACCCGGGGATCGCCGCCGGCTGCATTTACTTTACCGACGACGAGGTCGGGGGCGCCTGCCTGCGCAAGGAGCACGGCGCCAGCTACAACCAGCGCAGCAGAGGCTATGGCGAGCCTGACGACACCGAGCTCCGGGAAACTGGCGTGTACAGCCTCAAGGCCGGGGAAGGTAATGAGTAG